In one Lolium rigidum isolate FL_2022 chromosome 3, APGP_CSIRO_Lrig_0.1, whole genome shotgun sequence genomic region, the following are encoded:
- the LOC124699056 gene encoding WD repeat-containing protein VIP3-like — protein sequence MKLAGLKSVDGAHEESIWAAAWVPAADHRPTALLLTGALDETVRAWRPDDLAAASPPARGHALGVLSLAAHPAGVIAAAVSLDSYIRVFDVDSGASVATLDAPPSEVWGVQFHPKGVALAAAGGGSGSVKLWDTEKWQPIASLPVPRPEGARPDKTGSGKFVLSVAWSPDGKLLACGSMDGTIAVYDAVRMKFLHHLEGHHMPVRSMVFSPVDPHVLFTGCDDSHIHIYDAKEKGLIGAMSGHASWVLSIDVSPDGMAVATGSSDRTVRLWDINARASVQTMSNHSDQVWAVAFRPPGGEGVRAGRLASASDDKSISLYDYS from the exons ATGAAGCTCGCCGGTCTCAAGTCGGTGGACGGGGCTCACGAGGAGTCGATCTGGGCGGCGGCGTGGGTCCCCGCTGCCGACCACCGCCCCACGGCGCTGCTCCTCACCGGCGCGCTCGACGAGACCGTCCGCGCCTGGCGCCCCGACGacctcgccgccgcgtcgccgccggcgcGGGGCCACGCGCTCGGGGTGCTCTCCCTCGCGGCGCACCCGGCCGGGGTCATAGCCGCCGCGGTCTCCCTCGACAGCTACATCCGCGTCTTCGATGTCGACTCCGGAGCTTCAGTCGCCACTCTCGATGCCCCGCCCTCCGAGGTCTGGGGCGTCCAGTTCCACCCTAAG GGTGTTGCTCTGGCTGCAGCTGGTGGTGGCAGTGGATCAGTGAAACTCTGGGACACGGAGAAGTGGCAGCCTATTGCCAGCCTTCCTGTTCCACGCCCAGAGGGAGCTCGCCCTGATAAGACTGGCAGCGGCAAGTTTGTTCTTTCAGTTGCGTGGAGCCCAGACGGCAAGCTCTTAGCATGTGGATCCATGGATGGCACAATAGCCGTGTACGACGCGGTCCGTATGAAGTTTCTCCACCATCTGGAGGGCCACCACATGCCAGTGAGGTCCATGGTGTTCTCCCCGGTGGATCCTCATGTGCTCTTCACCGGCTGCGACGACTCCCATATCCACATATACGACGCCAAGGAGAAGGGCCTCATCGGGGCCATGTCTGGGCACGCGAGCTGGGTGCTGAGCATCGACGTGAGCCCGGATGGCATGGCGGTGGCGACGGGCTCCAGCGACCGCACCGTACGGCTCTGGGACATCAATGCGAGGGCGTCAGTGCAGACGATGAGCAACCACTCCGACCAGGTCTGGGCTGTTGCGTTCCGGCCGCCGGGAGGGGAAGGAGTCCGTGCGGGACGGCTCGCGAGCGCCTCGGACGACAAGAGCATCTCCCTCTACGATTACTCCTAG
- the LOC124703093 gene encoding translationally-controlled tumor protein homolog: MLLYTDKISGDEMLSDSFPYKELENGLLWEVDGKWVVKGAVDVDIGANPSAEGGGDDEGTDDQAVKVVDIVDTFRLQEQPPYDKKQFVAYMKGYIKSISKTLEGEELDCFMKNVQPATKYLLGMIKELQFFVGDSMNLEAGLVFAYYKEGATDPTFLYFAHGLKEVKC, encoded by the exons ATGCTTCTCTACACCGACAAGATTTCCG GTGACGAGATGCTCTCCGACTCCTTCCCCTACAAGGAGCTCGAGAACGGCTTGCTCTGGGAAGTCGACGGCAAG TGGGTTGTTAAAGGAGCTGTTGATGTTGACATTGGTGCCAACCCCTCTGCCGagggtggtggtgatgatgagggTACTGATGACCAGGCCGTGAAGGTTGTTGACATTGTCGACACCTTCCGTCTTCAG GAGCAACCACCTTATGACAAGAAGCAGTTTGTGGCCTACATGAAGGGCTACATCAAGAGCATCAGTAAAACTCTTGAAGGGGAGGAGCTTGATTGTTTCATGAAGAACGTCCAGCCTGCCACCAAGTATCTTCTTGGGATGATCAAGGAGCTTCAGTT CTTTGTGGGTGATAGCATGAATCTGGAAGCTGGCTTGGTGTTCGCCTACTACAAGGAAGGGGCCACCGACCCAACATTCCTCTACTTTGCGCATGGGCTGAAGGAGGTCAAGTGCTAA